The following nucleotide sequence is from Triticum dicoccoides isolate Atlit2015 ecotype Zavitan chromosome 7B, WEW_v2.0, whole genome shotgun sequence.
atggtggtatgagaagatattcatattgaagactatgacatgagaagacattgtgtgaagactatggagcgcgaagactgtgtggtttcgttatttccttttcttctttgttgagtcataggaaccaccgtactgttaagtggggtccaagtgaactaagtcagaatgactgaagtgatgctcaacccaaatcctatgtctttgagcgaagacaatgagagcaaatcttatcctgagctagatgagtcagccttgcttgtagcccaagtaaagttgccgtgtgtgtttgaaatctgaccgttgaaacacgtgtcagttccttagtgacccagggtcatttcggacatatcaggtcgggttgcccagtgtctataaatagcccaccccctacaccataaattggtggctgctcagagttagtgcacggcttttatcgtttgagagcaacccacctcgaagcctttgagagagaaatccttgcgaggacaaaggccaaacacccagagccaaagagtgttaggcatcactaaagtctttctgtctgtgagacttattacacttgaggactgtgtatcctccaaccggttaggcgtcgcgttctgagcatccaagagtcattgtggattgccggtgaacgaagtctgtgaaggtttggaagtctaccttgaagacttaccagagtgattgggcgaggactatgtgtccttagctcaaggggaacaaggtgaagacgcggtcttctgagttgaatctcagcctccctaaccagacgtacagttgtcacagcaactggaactggtccaacaaatcctgtgtcttcaacaagtgactggttttatcctctcccttcctttacttaagtttgtcttcgtgaattcattgcctatctgtgtatctgtttgacttcattgcttgactactactgttgattggcttcatactatctttcatcctgatccttactatttagctgctattagtcctgtactttcacatcattgcatatttgactatggtttgcttatggtagtttatcttccgctgcacatcaactaggtcatttctattgtttgtcttcgaaacttctaagttttgaagactttcataaaaatcgcctattcacccccctctagtcgatactagcactttcaaaatctctaaatatttaggaacagaaggagtatataGGAGCACATGATCAGTTTGGAGTACAAGAAATCTAGTCTATCTTATATTCCCtccatccaaaaatacttgtcggagaaatgaatgtacatagacgtattttagttctagatacacctatttttatccatttttccaacaagtatttccggacgaaggaaGTACTTTCAACAGTTTTGGACTTGGCGAACATCAACGGACTAATTGGGTCTCTGTTAAAGTTGCCTTTGTGACTCGGCCTTTGCCCACGGCGCAGAGAGTCGATAGCTCATCTACCCACCATCGATGATCCAACGGCCGGTAGCAAAACCTGATTTTATGATCAGTCGCACATCCACTCCGAGAAATTGAATCTTTTCCCCCTCCTTTTCTTCTACTCCCCCCGTTCATAAATAtaaaagtctttttagagatttcaaatggactatcacatacttatgtatatagacatattttagagtgtagattcactcattttgtttcgtatgttgtCACTTGTTAAAATTTCTAAAAAGacatatacttcctccgtccggaaatacttgtcatcaaaatgaatagaaggggatgtatctagatgtatattagttgtagatacatccctttttatccattttgatgacaagtattttcggacggagggaggatttaggaacgaagggagtaacttTGATCATTTGGCCATTGAGAATGACGGATGGGGCCGGGGTCAGTTGGCGTTGAGATAAACATGGAACAAATCATGGGGCAAATCATCAAATCCAGTGTAAATGTAAAGTGGGGCAAAACATCCAATCCCCCGCCCACTCCTCGCTCGAAATCCCGTCCAGATTCGTTCGGAGATGGCGCGAGAGGGAGTAGGGGCAGCCATGGCGCCCGCAGCGGCGGAAGTGAGGTACGGGATAGTTGGGGTCGGGATGATGGGGAGGGAGCACCTCCACAACCTCGCCCACCTCGCCGGAGAAGTCGAGCGGGAGCAGTCCGTCCGCGTCTGCGTCACCTGCCTCGCCGACCCCCACCCGGAGTCCCtcctccttggcctccgcctcgctGCGGAGCTTGGCCTGCCACCTCCCCAGGTACCTGCCACAGCCTCCAGTCACATGAATATGATAGTACTACATATTACCGCCGCCTTGCTGGTTGTAGAATGTAGAGCCAGTCATACATAATCAGCTAGTATTCTGTAGTCTACCGTTGATTGGTACTTTGATTCTATCCGAACTATATTTGGTTGGAAGTATTAGGTGCATGGCAACAATGTTCAAAATACTAGCTGTTCCACAAATACTTTGACTGCAGATGATAGACTGTATGTACCGTGCAATTGTGCGTGTTTCTGGTTGGTTACCAAATCCTGAAAACTAGAAGGTTTCAAGACATTTTCAGGTCATCGCGAGTTGCTGGACAGCGGGCTCTGTGACGCCGTTGTTGTGTCATCGCCAAACATGACACACTCTGAGATACTCATGGACATCATTGGTTATGCCAAGCCGCACCACGTTCTTGTTGAGAAGCCTCTGTGCACCACGGTACAGGACTGCAAGAAGGTGACGTCATATTCTGGTCAGGGATGTGCTATGCAATGTGCTTGTTAACTGCTGTAAAGTAAAATATACAGTACCTTTCTGATATACGAGGAGAAACTACTGTATAATTAACCATTTAAGGGATCCATTAAAACCAACGATTACAATTCGTCAGTCCGCCGAATCTCTGCAAGCTTATTCATTTTGATATCTGAAGTTTTGGTGTCCCCGTATAGGTCATAGAGGCTGCCAAACAGAGACCGGACATACTCATGCAAGTCGGATTAGAATACCGGTATATGCCGCCGGTCGCTAAGCTGATAGATATTGTTAAAAGTGGCACACTAGGGCAGGTCAGAATGGTGGCTATCCGTGAACACCGGTTTCCTTTCCTTGTTAAGGTACGGGAGCCCAATCTATGGTACTTGTAATAATTAATAATTTCCTTCTGTGTGTAACTGCTAAAACCCTTGCAGGTGAACAACTGGAATAGGTTTAATTGCAACAGTGGGGGGACTCTGGTTGAGAAGTGCTGCCACTTTTTTGATTTGATAAGATTGTTTGCAGATGCGAACCCTGTTCGTGTGATGGCTTCTGGAGCTATTGATGTTAACCATAAGGATGAGGTTTATGATGGAAAGGTCAGGTTCATTGACTACAAGCTCTCTCCTTTCACTGTGCTACTCATTATGGTCTTGCGAGTTAAAAAATATGCATGCTGAAGTAGTAGTGCATGATAAGGATTCCTTATTAGTATGTTCTATTCAGGGATTTATGGAATACTGGATGGAATCAGAACTTGCCAAGTTACTACAATATATATTTATTTCAAGCTATCAAACAATTTTTGATCTCTTCTGATTATAATATTAGTAGACACATTTCAGTTAAAACAGTGGTGCTTGATTCCTAAAAATTCTCTCTGGATGCAGGTACCAGATataattgataatgcatatgtgATCATAGAATTCGATAATGGCTGTCGTGGCATGCTTGATCTCTGCATGTTTGCTGAAGGCAGTAAAAATGAGCAGGAAATTTCTGTTGTTGGTGACACTGGAAAGGTACAACCCCAGATATCTTCACATTTAAGTAAAACAGGGATTATTTGTTCTATGGTTGTTGGAGACACATAATACATCTCCCAATCATGAAATGGTGTTGATTTTCACAAAGTTATAGCCAAATATGAGTATGCCGTTATATACACTGGCTGTACATAGGCTTTGCCAATTCACAACTCAGTAACGGTCTTTGGTGATAGAGATAGGGGTAAAGGTCCAAGGACGGTGCGAGAGGGCTCGCCCCTGACTAGTAAGACAGGCTTTGATGCTTAGTTTTATTATTTATGTCATCGCTTAGCTCAAAGAGTTATAAGGCAGTACAGGTCCTTGGACCTTTACCCCCACCTCAGCTCACTGGTGGATCTATTATGAATGAATCGTCAATGGTCCTTGGTGATATATCACATGCATCTCTACATTTGATGCGTATCAGATGTAGTACGAACCGTATCAAATGTGGGACCTGTCTGCGTAATATTGCATCCTCTAGGCTTAGTCCTTTTGCATGCTCTGGTCTGCAGAGAGGCTGTAGTTCACTGGTGAATCTACTATGAAGGAATCATCAATATTTACCGCAATCCTTGGAGATAACTGTAGCACCTCAAAAAAGGGTTAGCTTTGTGCAAAACTAAGAACTTGAAAGGAGACAAATGTCACGAGCCATGACACAGTTATCACATGGTGGGATCAAATAAGAAGGAAGGCGTCGTGAAACGAAGTTCAAGCTGCTCATGCAACCGATGCTCCGTTTCTCCGATTACTAGGATTTCACGAAACTTGCTTCAAATTGTTGCATCGGAGTGAGGGGCAAGTGCTGTGGGTGTTTATTTTCTCCAGGACAATGGACCTGCCTGTCTTCCCAACCCATGTGCTAGCTATAGCCTCTTAGAATGTTAATTGCATGTGTAGGATTAAAAAGGTCATACTTTAGGCACTCCTGAGTCTATGACATGTAAGACTTGTATATCAATTCAATTTATGGAGTGTCTGTTTGTAATATGAATTTTCAAACAGGGCGAGGCTTTTGTTCCAGAGGGCGTTGTGAGGGTTGGAAAGCGAGCAGGAGGCAGAGATGGAGTTGTAACGTTAAAGGCCGAAGATGAACGAATCAAGTATGTACTACTTTGTCACAATATATCAATGTTTTCCGGATCTTAACATTTTAATAGCAAAATATTAAGAAAATAGATTCTTCTGATGGGAGATACAGCTCCTATTATAATAGTGATTCTTTAAGAAATAGAACTGGTTTAGATTTGAGACTTCATACCTTTCTACTAGCTTTCAATAAGAACTCCTTTCTGTACTTTAGGACGAGTGGTTTACCATCAAATTGTCATgtagagtactccctccgttccaaattactcgtcgctgaaatggatgtatctagaactaaaatacatctacatacattCATTCGTGCGAcaagtaatttagaacggagggagtagtatctaaCGAGCTGTACATACATTCCTTAGGTACCAGGGGCTTCACCATGGATCTAGCTACTTGGAGCACCTGAATTTCCTGTCTGCCATCAGGGCACAAGGTGCATGTAGCCCAGCTATCAGTTTGGATGACGGCTTACTATCTGTTGCAATTGGTGTGGCTGGCCAATTGTCGATCGAGAAAGGCCGTTTCGTCACCATTGAGGAGGTGCTATCAAGCTGATAATCAGCGATTTATCGATGCACTACAGATTTCGTATCAgttgtatactccctccgttcctaaatataagtctttttagagattccactatagtctacatacggagcaaaatgagtgaatctacactttaaaatatgtctacatacatccgtatatagtttgtagtgaaatatctaaaaagacttacatttaggaacggagggagtacatctgtaATAGCATAAGCTGATTTTCTTCAACTTGCATGCACTGGGTAATTGCCTGTCTTGCGCagtaagctactccctccgtctggaaatacttgtcttagaaatggataaaatggatgtatctataactaaaataagtctacatacaaccatttcgaggacaagtattcccagacggagggagtattaaggaATGTTTATATTTCCTTTTTTGTTCTTTCTAAGAGCAAGTGATCCACAAACTGGCAACGATGatcatgtatgtatgtatagataTATTCCAAATATCAAATGATTTCAGTTATCCGCCTTTGATTCCCCTGGCCATATCATTGTTTTGTTTTGTGAGATAGCGAACCGCTCATGCCAAGCGGTCCTTGACCGTATCAATTTTAAGAAAATGTACCTAACCTGTAGCTTCCAATTCATTTTTCCCAAGTACTATTTGAAACTGACCCGTAGAACGAGATAATCATGCCAGAGATGTACCGTGCATTTGTTGCGCATTAGATGCCGATGGTAGGTGAGACTGCGTGGTTATAAGCTCCTCGCAGAGTCACCttctcctttccctctccttccttcccccttccttttcctagttggactaggaaagaggggagtcctactcctactaggaggactccttcCCTTCTTGGTGTGCCCCAAGGCTGGCCGacctctcccttgctcctttatatacgggggcaggggggcacctctagacacaacaattgatctcttgatctcttaaccgtgtgcggtgcccccctccaccatattccacctcggtaatatcgtagcggtgcttaggcgaagccctgcatcggtagcatcatcaacaccgtcatcacgtcgtcgtgctgacggaactctcccgcaaagctctgcttgatcggagttcgtgggacgtcatcgagctgaacgtgtgctgaactcgaaggtgccgtacattcggtacttgatcggtcggatcgtgaagacgtacgactacagcaaccgcgttgtgctaaagcttccactttcggtctatgagggtacgtggacaacactctcccctctcgttgctatgcatcaccatgatcttgcgtgtgcgtaggatttttttgaaattactatgttccccaacagtggcatccgagctaggttttatgcgtagatgttatatgcacgagtagaacacaagtgagttgtgggcgatacaagtcatactacttaccagcatgtcatactttggttcggcggtattgttggatgaagccgcccggaccgacattacgcatacgcttacgcgagactggttctaccgacgtgctttgcacataggtggctggcgggtgtcagtttctccaactttagttgaaccgagtgtggctacgcccggtccttgagaaggttaaaacaacactaacttgacgaactatcattgtggtgttgatgcgtaggtaagaactgttcttgctcagcccgtagcagccacgtaaaacttgcaacaacaaagtagaggacgtctaacttgtttttgcagggcatgttgtgatatgatatggtcaagacgtgatgagatataagttgttgtatgagatgatcatgttttgttgaagttatcggtaactggcaaaagccttatggttgtctctttattgcataagatgcaagcgccaaataattgctttactttatcgctatacgatagcaatagttgcaagagcaatagttggcgaggcgaccatgtgatgacacattgatatagatcaagatgatggagatcatggtttcatgccggtgacgatggtgaccatgacggtgcttcggagtggtgatcacaagcacaagatgatgatggccatatcatatcacttatattgattgcatgtgatgtttatcctttatgcatcttattttgctttgattgacggtagcattataagttgatctctcactaaatttcaaggtataagtgttctccctgagtatgcaccgttgcgaaagttcttcatgctgagacaccacatgatgatcgggtgtgataggctctacgttcaaatacaacgggtgaaaaacagtagcacacgcggaatactcaggttaaacttgacgagcctagcatatacatatatggcctcggaacactgagggtcgatcgtgaatcatatagtagatatgatcaacataatgatgttcaccattgaaaactactccatctcacgtgatgatcggacatggtttagttgatttggatcacgtgatcacttagatgattagagggatgtctatctaagtgggagttcttaagtaatatgattaattgaacattaatttatcatgaacttagtcctgatagtattttgcaaattatgttgtagataaatagctcgcgttgttgcttccctgtgttttatatgtgttcctagagaaaactaagttgaaagatgatagtagcaatgatgcggactggatcagtgatctgaggtttatcctcattgctgcacataagaattatgtccttgatgcaccgctaggtgacagacctattgcaggagcaaatgcagacgctatgaacgtttggctagctca
It contains:
- the LOC119339669 gene encoding inositol 2-dehydrogenase 2-like isoform X1, translating into MEQIMGQIIKSSVNVKWGKTSNPPPTPRSKSRPDSFGDGARGSRGSHGARSGGSEVRDSWGRDDGEGAPPQPRPPRRRSRAGAVRPRLRHLPRRPPPGVPPPWPPPRCGAWPATSPGHRELLDSGLCDAVVVSSPNMTHSEILMDIIGYAKPHHVLVEKPLCTTVQDCKKVIEAAKQRPDILMQVGLEYRYMPPVAKLIDIVKSGTLGQVRMVAIREHRFPFLVKVNNWNRFNCNSGGTLVEKCCHFFDLIRLFADANPVRVMASGAIDVNHKDEVYDGKVPDIIDNAYVIIEFDNGCRGMLDLCMFAEGSKNEQEISVVGDTGKGEAFVPEGVVRVGKRAGGRDGVVTLKAEDERIKYQGLHHGSSYLEHLNFLSAIRAQGACSPAISLDDGLLSVAIGVAGQLSIEKGRFVTIEEVLSS
- the LOC119339669 gene encoding inositol 2-dehydrogenase 2-like isoform X2 produces the protein MAREGVGAAMAPAAAEVRYGIVGVGMMGREHLHNLAHLAGEVEREQSVRVCVTCLADPHPESLLLGLRLAAELGLPPPQTFSGHRELLDSGLCDAVVVSSPNMTHSEILMDIIGYAKPHHVLVEKPLCTTVQDCKKVIEAAKQRPDILMQVGLEYRYMPPVAKLIDIVKSGTLGQVRMVAIREHRFPFLVKVNNWNRFNCNSGGTLVEKCCHFFDLIRLFADANPVRVMASGAIDVNHKDEVYDGKVPDIIDNAYVIIEFDNGCRGMLDLCMFAEGSKNEQEISVVGDTGKGEAFVPEGVVRVGKRAGGRDGVVTLKAEDERIKYQGLHHGSSYLEHLNFLSAIRAQGACSPAISLDDGLLSVAIGVAGQLSIEKGRFVTIEEVLSS